In Candidatus Zixiibacteriota bacterium, a genomic segment contains:
- a CDS encoding ABC transporter permease: protein MTFESYIARRYFRSGRFFTNVSTWITIIGVMLGVAVVCFVMSMHNGFEREVRTRLLGTTSHISIFPTQDAFISHYRELIDTLEKIPGVVAASPFIYYKAAISSASEGDGIIVRGIDPAAEQRTANIERDITSGVYSFAPKVIDGDTIAGIILGSDLAERLAVGLDDPVVLYSLRGDELRSNSRPRIAKFYLAGTFETGMYEFDSQLAYISLASAQHLFKTGDAVNTVHLKLQDIYLANKLTGVIDSVLGRRYDVVPWNILHKNLFTWIAIEKKILFLGFILIVIVAAFSIISTLVMMTMEKRTEIGILKTLGATPSAVRRIFVYKGLLIAAGGVLGGWILALGGAFLQNRYKLVSLPADIYFISYVPIDAHLIDFLVAGALTVLICYLAALYPALQAARISVVEVLRS, encoded by the coding sequence ATGACCTTTGAGAGTTATATCGCACGCCGCTATTTCCGATCGGGGCGGTTCTTCACCAATGTCTCCACCTGGATAACGATCATCGGCGTCATGCTCGGCGTGGCGGTCGTCTGCTTTGTCATGTCCATGCACAATGGCTTCGAGCGGGAAGTGCGCACCCGCCTGCTCGGAACTACCTCGCACATCTCGATCTTTCCCACGCAGGATGCGTTTATCAGCCACTATCGCGAACTGATCGATACGCTGGAGAAGATTCCCGGCGTGGTTGCGGCCTCCCCGTTCATCTACTACAAAGCGGCCATCTCGTCGGCATCCGAAGGGGACGGAATCATCGTTCGAGGCATCGATCCGGCCGCGGAACAGCGGACCGCCAATATCGAACGGGATATCACGTCCGGCGTCTATTCGTTCGCGCCGAAGGTTATCGACGGCGATACGATTGCGGGCATAATACTCGGCTCAGACCTCGCGGAGCGCCTGGCGGTGGGCCTGGATGACCCGGTAGTGCTGTATTCGCTTCGCGGCGATGAGCTTCGCAGCAACAGCCGTCCCCGGATCGCCAAGTTCTACCTGGCCGGAACGTTTGAAACCGGCATGTACGAATTCGACAGCCAGCTTGCCTACATATCGCTGGCCTCGGCGCAGCACTTGTTCAAAACCGGCGACGCCGTCAACACGGTGCATCTCAAACTGCAGGATATCTACCTCGCCAACAAACTCACCGGGGTGATCGATTCCGTGCTGGGTCGCAGGTACGACGTGGTCCCCTGGAATATTCTGCACAAGAACCTGTTCACCTGGATCGCCATCGAGAAGAAGATCCTGTTTCTGGGGTTTATTCTCATCGTCATCGTGGCGGCGTTCTCGATCATATCAACGCTGGTGATGATGACGATGGAGAAACGGACGGAGATCGGCATATTAAAGACGCTCGGCGCCACACCGTCCGCGGTCCGACGGATCTTCGTGTACAAGGGGTTGTTGATTGCCGCCGGCGGAGTGCTGGGAGGTTGGATTCTGGCGCTTGGTGGAGCCTTCCTGCAGAACCGCTACAAGCTGGTGTCGCTGCCGGCGGATATTTACTTCATCAGCTATGTCCCGATCGATGCCCACCTGATCGATTTCCTTGTGGCCGGGGCTCTGACGGTGTTGATCTGCTACCTGGCCGCGCTCTATCCAGCCTTGCAGGCGGCACGAATCTCAGTGGTCGAGGTACTCCGGTCGTGA
- a CDS encoding ABC transporter ATP-binding protein yields the protein MNGIRPILTATDLHREFRTANGVLPVLKGIDLVIGPHEMAAVTGASGVGKSTLLHILGGLDRPTQGEVAISEVSLTGQDEESLARFRNKKVGFVFQFHYLLEDFTAQENIMIPLMLAGVKQSEAAPRAELLLAEIGLIDRRHHRPRQLSGGEQQRVAVARALANNPDIVLADEPSGNLDTATGRTLHELLFRLNAEKGMTFVIATHNRELAERCHRELRMADGRLCS from the coding sequence ATGAATGGGATTCGCCCCATACTGACCGCTACCGATCTGCACCGGGAATTTCGGACCGCCAATGGCGTACTCCCGGTGTTGAAAGGAATCGACCTGGTGATCGGACCGCATGAGATGGCAGCGGTGACCGGCGCCTCGGGGGTCGGCAAATCGACCCTCCTGCACATACTTGGCGGCCTGGACCGTCCCACCCAGGGAGAGGTGGCGATCAGCGAGGTGTCGCTGACGGGTCAGGATGAGGAGTCGCTGGCCCGGTTTCGAAATAAGAAAGTAGGGTTTGTGTTCCAGTTTCACTACCTTCTGGAAGATTTTACCGCGCAGGAAAACATCATGATTCCCTTAATGTTGGCGGGTGTGAAGCAGTCCGAGGCCGCACCGCGAGCGGAACTCCTTTTGGCGGAGATTGGTTTAATCGATAGGCGACATCATCGTCCGCGACAGCTGTCGGGCGGCGAGCAGCAGCGTGTGGCGGTGGCACGGGCGTTGGCGAACAATCCGGATATCGTCCTGGCGGACGAACCGTCGGGGAATCTGGACACGGCTACCGGGCGCACCCTCCATGAGCTCCTGTTTCGGCTTAATGCCGAGAAGGGAATGACCTTCGTTATTGCGACACATAACCGTGAATTGGCGGAACGGTGTCACCGCGAGTTGCGCATGGCCGACGGGCGGCTGTGCTCGTAA
- a CDS encoding UvrB/UvrC motif-containing protein: MICQDCKKREATKKMTVVEGQKTTILVLCEACAAARGFHSPLANVPFPLAEILSSFASSPKPPSKAEPMAKLVCPTCHLTFEEFTRQGRFGCGDCYRAFRPHLEGLMRKIHGNSLHRGKTPVAEVSTGDTGAVISVKEEKRLESELKKAIQAEDFERAAEIRDKLKSLKEHLSVNS, from the coding sequence ATGATTTGCCAGGATTGCAAGAAGCGTGAAGCCACCAAGAAGATGACTGTCGTCGAGGGACAAAAGACGACCATCCTGGTATTGTGTGAGGCATGCGCCGCGGCGCGCGGGTTTCATTCCCCCCTGGCCAACGTGCCGTTCCCGCTGGCCGAGATCCTCAGTTCTTTCGCCAGTTCTCCCAAGCCGCCGTCGAAAGCCGAGCCGATGGCCAAGCTCGTGTGTCCCACCTGTCACCTTACCTTCGAAGAGTTCACTCGCCAAGGACGATTTGGCTGCGGCGATTGCTACCGGGCATTTCGTCCACACCTTGAAGGGCTGATGCGTAAGATCCACGGTAACTCGTTGCACCGTGGGAAGACTCCCGTCGCCGAGGTATCAACTGGCGACACAGGAGCGGTCATTTCGGTCAAAGAGGAAAAACGTCTTGAATCCGAGTTGAAGAAGGCGATTCAGGCCGAAGATTTCGAGCGGGCCGCCGAAATACGAGACAAGCTTAAATCGCTAAAAGAGCATCTTTCGGTTAACTCCTGA
- a CDS encoding protein arginine kinase, giving the protein MFEDMAKSPAAWLSGKGDEAAVVLSTRVRLARNVAGCKYPTSADAETCMRVVGYLDSAMARSNVLSEGSYIKASEIDDIDREFLVERHLISPVFLNGELTKALFIGPAERVSIMVNEEDHLRIQALSGGLAPRESYELAIKYETEIGRHLEFDYDPDFGYMTACPTNAGTGMRASVLIHLPGLVLTRDIDKVISKITRSGLLVRGFYGEGSDVLGNLFQVANQNTLGISEEEILSQISRVTQEIIESEAAARQRLMDEAADMVEDKIWRAFGILKYARMLTSEEVMNLLSALRLGQALKIIDFLSIAQINEMLLLSQPAHLQKYYGQQMDPNRRDFVRAQMVREKLRNSH; this is encoded by the coding sequence ATGTTCGAGGATATGGCCAAGTCTCCGGCCGCCTGGCTGTCGGGCAAGGGGGATGAAGCGGCGGTGGTGTTGTCCACCCGGGTGCGACTGGCTCGGAATGTGGCCGGATGCAAGTACCCCACCTCGGCTGATGCCGAGACCTGTATGCGGGTGGTAGGGTATCTGGACTCCGCCATGGCCCGCTCCAACGTTCTCTCCGAGGGCAGCTACATCAAAGCCTCCGAAATCGACGATATCGACCGTGAATTCCTGGTCGAACGGCACCTCATTTCGCCGGTATTTCTCAATGGTGAATTGACCAAGGCGTTGTTTATCGGCCCCGCCGAACGAGTGTCCATAATGGTCAACGAGGAAGACCACCTGCGGATACAGGCGCTCTCCGGCGGTCTGGCTCCGCGCGAATCTTACGAACTGGCGATCAAATACGAGACAGAAATCGGCCGGCATCTGGAATTCGACTACGATCCGGATTTCGGTTACATGACGGCCTGTCCTACCAATGCGGGAACCGGCATGCGCGCATCGGTACTCATTCACCTGCCGGGGCTGGTGCTCACGCGCGATATCGACAAGGTTATTTCCAAGATCACACGCAGCGGCCTGCTGGTGCGCGGATTCTACGGTGAGGGGTCCGACGTGCTCGGCAATCTCTTCCAGGTAGCCAATCAGAATACGCTGGGGATCTCCGAGGAAGAAATCCTTTCCCAGATCAGCCGCGTTACACAGGAGATTATCGAAAGCGAGGCGGCCGCGCGGCAACGGCTTATGGATGAGGCGGCCGACATGGTTGAAGACAAGATCTGGCGGGCGTTTGGGATACTCAAGTACGCCCGCATGCTGACCTCCGAAGAAGTTATGAATCTCCTGTCGGCGCTCCGGCTGGGGCAGGCGTTGAAGATTATTGATTTTCTGTCCATCGCTCAGATCAATGAGATGCTGCTGCTGTCGCAACCGGCCCATTTGCAGAAATACTACGGGCAGCAGATGGATCCAAACCGCCGCGATTTCGTGCGCGCGCAGATGGTGCGGGAGAAGCTGCGGAACTCACATTGA
- a CDS encoding ATP-dependent Clp protease ATP-binding subunit: MNEMFTEAARRAIEYARDEAARLRHDYIGTEHLLLGLIRLGEGRAVDVVSNLGLDLDDLKASIEEVVQPSGGTMQMGQLPLTARAKKTLEVSGQEARALKSKDIDTEHILLALLKDEEGVAAQVLSTYEIDYKEAYEELKNIQTGKPSSFKKKRKKSKTPALDHFGRDLTELARRGKLDPIIGREIEIERVCQVLSRRKKNNPVLIGEPGVGKTAIAEGLAQRIVEGNVPQTLENKRVVTLDMASLVAGTKYRGQFEERLKAVMNEIINSSDVIIFIDELHTIVGAGGAEGSLDASNIFKPSLSRGELRCIGATTLNEYRKYIEKDGALERRFQTVMVEPPSEEDTIKILKGLRPKYEEHHRLLISDEAIEAAVRLSNRYVSGKYQPDKAIDLIDEAGSRAHLSTFTRPEIFGQIETRLAELQRKKEDAVKNQAFETAAQLRDEIKAEKEKLAEHQHSWEETREKEKVTLTADDVALVLAKMTGIPLFRLEEKESQRLLRMEDELKKTIVGQEEAITTLSRTLRRARAGLGDPRRPIGTFLFLGPTGVGKTELARSLAAFLFDDPDSLVRIDMSEYMEKFAVSRLIGAPPGYVGYEEGGQLTEKVRRKPYSVVLLDEIEKAHPDVFNILLQLMDDGSLTDSFGRRVDFKNTVLIMTSNIGTRQIRDGKTVGFDGATVDMSYDGMKKKILDELKKLFNPELLNRIDESVIFHPLERSHIKQIIDILVTDIAKRLAEKGISFKLTEEAKEFLVNKGYDPAYGARPLKRALQKYLEDPLAEEILRGQYAGDLDLVIGAAEDHLTFNFERLQPKPEKVR; this comes from the coding sequence ATGAACGAGATGTTTACCGAAGCGGCCCGACGGGCTATCGAATATGCGCGTGACGAGGCCGCACGACTCCGGCATGACTACATCGGGACGGAACATCTCCTGTTGGGGCTGATTCGACTGGGCGAGGGACGCGCGGTCGACGTGGTGTCCAACCTCGGATTGGATCTGGATGATCTGAAAGCCTCCATCGAGGAAGTGGTGCAGCCGTCGGGCGGCACCATGCAGATGGGGCAGTTGCCGCTGACCGCCCGCGCCAAGAAGACGCTCGAGGTATCCGGCCAGGAGGCGCGCGCGCTCAAATCCAAGGATATCGACACCGAACATATCCTGCTCGCTCTGCTCAAGGATGAAGAAGGGGTTGCCGCCCAGGTTCTCTCGACCTATGAGATCGATTACAAAGAGGCGTACGAAGAACTGAAGAACATCCAGACCGGCAAGCCGTCATCGTTCAAGAAAAAGCGCAAAAAATCCAAGACGCCGGCACTGGACCATTTCGGCCGCGATCTGACCGAGCTGGCGCGTCGTGGTAAACTTGACCCGATCATCGGGCGCGAGATCGAGATCGAGCGGGTATGCCAGGTGCTTTCCCGCCGCAAGAAAAACAACCCGGTGTTGATCGGCGAACCCGGGGTCGGCAAGACCGCCATCGCCGAGGGGCTGGCACAGCGCATTGTCGAGGGGAACGTCCCGCAGACGCTTGAAAACAAGCGCGTGGTCACGCTCGACATGGCCTCGCTTGTGGCCGGCACCAAATACCGCGGGCAGTTCGAGGAGCGGCTCAAAGCGGTTATGAACGAGATTATCAACTCGTCCGATGTGATAATCTTCATCGATGAGCTCCACACTATCGTGGGGGCCGGCGGCGCCGAAGGTTCGCTGGATGCCTCCAATATTTTCAAGCCGTCCCTCTCGCGCGGGGAACTTCGCTGTATCGGCGCCACCACGCTGAATGAATACCGGAAATATATCGAAAAGGATGGCGCCCTGGAACGCCGCTTCCAGACCGTCATGGTTGAGCCGCCATCCGAAGAAGACACGATCAAGATCCTCAAAGGGCTCCGTCCCAAATATGAGGAACACCATCGCCTGTTAATCTCCGATGAAGCCATCGAAGCGGCGGTGCGGCTTTCGAACCGTTATGTCTCTGGCAAGTATCAGCCGGACAAGGCGATCGACCTGATCGACGAAGCCGGTTCGCGTGCTCACCTCTCGACGTTCACGCGGCCGGAGATATTTGGTCAGATCGAGACTCGCCTGGCTGAGCTGCAGCGCAAGAAGGAAGACGCCGTCAAGAACCAGGCGTTCGAAACTGCCGCCCAGCTCCGCGACGAAATCAAAGCCGAAAAAGAGAAACTGGCCGAGCACCAGCACAGCTGGGAAGAGACCCGCGAGAAAGAAAAAGTGACTCTCACGGCCGATGATGTCGCGCTGGTGCTGGCCAAGATGACCGGCATCCCGCTTTTCCGACTGGAAGAAAAAGAATCGCAGCGGCTGTTGCGCATGGAAGACGAGCTCAAGAAGACTATTGTCGGACAGGAGGAGGCGATAACCACTTTATCGCGCACTCTCCGACGCGCTCGCGCCGGGCTCGGGGACCCGCGTCGCCCCATCGGCACATTCTTGTTCCTCGGCCCGACCGGAGTCGGCAAGACCGAGCTGGCCCGCTCACTGGCGGCGTTTCTGTTCGATGACCCGGATTCGCTGGTTAGGATCGATATGTCAGAGTACATGGAGAAGTTTGCCGTGTCGCGCCTCATCGGCGCTCCGCCCGGATATGTGGGGTATGAGGAGGGAGGTCAGCTCACGGAGAAAGTGCGGCGCAAACCGTATTCTGTAGTGCTCCTGGATGAGATCGAGAAAGCGCATCCGGATGTGTTCAATATCCTGCTGCAGCTTATGGATGACGGCAGTCTGACCGATTCGTTCGGTCGCCGGGTCGATTTCAAAAATACCGTGCTGATCATGACCTCCAATATCGGCACCAGGCAGATTCGGGACGGTAAGACGGTTGGTTTCGACGGCGCCACGGTGGACATGTCATACGACGGCATGAAGAAGAAAATTCTGGATGAACTGAAGAAGCTGTTCAATCCGGAACTGCTCAACCGTATCGATGAATCGGTCATTTTCCACCCGCTGGAGCGGTCGCATATCAAGCAGATCATCGATATTCTCGTGACCGATATCGCCAAGCGCCTTGCCGAAAAAGGGATCAGTTTCAAGCTGACCGAAGAGGCCAAGGAGTTCCTGGTGAACAAGGGGTACGACCCGGCTTACGGCGCTCGCCCGCTTAAGCGCGCACTTCAGAAATATCTGGAGGATCCGCTTGCCGAAGAGATTCTGCGCGGCCAGTACGCCGGCGATCTGGACTTGGTGATTGGAGCGGCGGAAGACCACCTGACGTTCAACTTCGAGCGGCTCCAGCCGAAACCGGAGAAGGTCAGGTAA
- the rpmA gene encoding 50S ribosomal protein L27: MAHKKGVGSSKNGRDSGGQRRGTKVYSGEAVTAGSILVRQCGTPIKAGYNVGVGRDNTLFAKITGVVKYERVGKTGKRVSVYE; the protein is encoded by the coding sequence ATGGCACACAAGAAGGGCGTAGGCTCATCAAAGAACGGCCGGGATTCCGGCGGGCAGCGCCGCGGCACGAAGGTGTACAGCGGCGAAGCGGTCACCGCCGGTTCGATTCTGGTGCGCCAGTGCGGCACGCCGATCAAAGCGGGGTATAATGTCGGCGTTGGGCGCGACAATACGCTGTTTGCCAAGATCACAGGTGTCGTGAAATACGAGCGTGTCGGCAAGACCGGCAAGCGCGTGTCGGTGTACGAGTAA
- a CDS encoding M48 family metallopeptidase: MIKTVLAVALVAGLAVPVGGQDAAAQAFDSAGPQPDTTISRTDTAQAAASVYPLSPERKEKLIAYSRFTMLWRFADFAISVGVLLLILFTGFSARLCQWAQVARKRFLVTWLYLVLVLSTIWLLGFPFDFYRNYVVESRFGFMNQTFTGWFSENVLSLALSMLLGIVPAWFLYWLIGRFRKWWLSFSIGAIPFMVFFIVIAPVVIAPLFNKFEPLKDKQLETTILNLADKAGIEGSDVFQVNASKQSTKVNAYVTGLFGTKRIVLYDNLINNFTTDEIRFVMGHEMGHYVMHHVWWGLLLAIVLLLVILWLTNLSIHGIISRFHRRWGFDRLSDIASLPLVLLYLTVISFLLQPVMNGVSRHFEHRSDVYGMDITSVSGETAAIAFDKLSALNLSDPDPNPIIEFWFYSHPALQKRMAFVRAYRPVG, translated from the coding sequence ATGATCAAAACAGTGTTGGCAGTCGCCCTCGTTGCTGGCTTGGCCGTGCCTGTTGGCGGTCAGGACGCGGCGGCACAAGCATTCGACAGCGCCGGCCCCCAGCCGGACACGACCATCTCACGAACTGATACCGCGCAGGCTGCGGCCAGTGTCTACCCGCTCTCGCCCGAACGCAAAGAGAAGCTGATCGCCTATTCCCGTTTCACCATGCTCTGGCGGTTTGCTGATTTTGCCATCAGCGTGGGGGTGTTACTTCTGATCCTGTTCACGGGGTTCTCGGCTCGACTGTGCCAATGGGCGCAGGTCGCACGGAAACGCTTTCTCGTCACATGGCTCTATCTCGTTCTCGTCCTATCCACGATCTGGCTGCTCGGGTTCCCGTTCGATTTCTATCGGAATTACGTCGTCGAAAGCCGCTTTGGCTTCATGAACCAGACCTTCACCGGCTGGTTCAGCGAAAACGTCCTCTCGCTTGCACTCAGTATGCTGCTCGGCATCGTTCCGGCCTGGTTCCTCTATTGGTTGATCGGGAGGTTCCGCAAATGGTGGCTGTCGTTTTCGATCGGCGCGATCCCGTTCATGGTCTTTTTCATTGTGATCGCACCGGTTGTCATCGCGCCGCTTTTCAACAAATTTGAGCCGCTCAAGGACAAACAACTCGAAACTACCATCTTGAACCTGGCCGATAAGGCTGGTATCGAGGGGTCCGATGTGTTCCAGGTGAATGCCTCCAAGCAGTCCACCAAGGTGAACGCGTATGTCACCGGGCTGTTCGGGACCAAGCGGATCGTTCTCTACGACAATCTGATCAACAACTTCACCACCGATGAGATCCGGTTCGTGATGGGGCACGAAATGGGGCACTATGTCATGCATCATGTCTGGTGGGGGCTGCTGCTGGCGATCGTGCTTCTTCTGGTCATTCTGTGGCTCACCAATCTGTCCATACACGGAATAATCAGCAGGTTTCACCGCCGCTGGGGATTTGACCGGCTCTCGGATATTGCCTCGCTGCCGTTAGTGCTCCTCTATCTGACCGTCATTTCGTTTTTGCTCCAGCCGGTAATGAATGGCGTCAGCCGGCATTTTGAGCACCGGTCGGACGTCTACGGCATGGATATCACCAGTGTTTCCGGCGAGACCGCAGCGATTGCGTTCGACAAACTCTCGGCGCTCAACCTATCCGATCCGGATCCAAACCCAATCATCGAATTCTGGTTTTACAGCCACCCCGCCCTGCAAAAGCGGATGGCGTTCGTGCGGGCATATCGTCCTGTCGGCTGA
- a CDS encoding M1 family aminopeptidase, translated as MTLARTLMGCLLLGISGYTPDLRATDDTALLTAFQELRTPLLDSSTARIVANVIIEHKDFRLLLDSGTLVFFAPLVIDGDSRRYGGIFEGTGRLQFAPLIPMEKDQLRRFFKSDSIDRSFERVQFWCNGAIMQRLLDSVPGTPVPTERGTIKWARSFMKFLTDDEKLIHVYSALQNLVHPRRQPYLLVNTYLSQKHQVVYEYDPYGREEVSFLKHYDQFGYGRWLEPICVYSAFADGSLEKMNGIAKDQIATRHYDITATISRNGEMNADVAMSFEVNMTPVQIIYLYLLEDLQVDSVLDSTGRHLTFVRYKKESHKSGELVLLMPRVLDMGEKLTLRFFYRGDVAEKNMGEFFVGTGAEWYPRYGYGQRATYDMKFSTPADYGFVATGTLVESRKEKHVLRTRYKQDNPAKNVAFNIGTFKQYDFEEEGQPPVQIHFSESMHNELSRALAYEMVGTGSHMERQVSGDVRNSLKLYSTFFGAYPHDRMVVSEILAAHSEAFPAFLHLGVATWISTDPWGFSRLHRSHEVAHQWWGGGVGYETYHDQWLSEGFSEYSAFMYLQATSGNDKFLDRLNDNRKEILSAHHYIFGEDTESGPIALGYRTASTKTLEDYDLIIYKKGAFILHMLRQLLLDLETMKEDRFLTMMQDFFVAYVGRNASTLDFKRLVERHTGVDMTWFFDQWVLQSAIPTYNFSYQVAPKSEGGVDLVMHVEQKNVAPDFKMYVPVEVELESGAKSYLRLLIDEPVKEFRIPTQQKPRKVKFNPFYSALADVNQ; from the coding sequence ATGACGCTTGCTCGAACCCTGATGGGATGCCTGCTCCTCGGTATTTCGGGTTACACGCCGGACCTTCGGGCCACTGATGATACCGCACTTCTGACGGCGTTCCAGGAGTTGCGGACGCCGTTGCTCGACAGCAGCACCGCCAGGATAGTTGCCAATGTCATCATCGAGCATAAAGATTTCAGGCTCCTGTTGGATTCCGGAACACTCGTGTTCTTCGCGCCGCTGGTGATCGACGGCGACTCGCGTCGGTACGGCGGCATCTTCGAGGGAACCGGCCGGTTGCAGTTTGCGCCGCTGATTCCCATGGAGAAAGACCAGCTGCGACGGTTCTTTAAGTCCGATTCGATCGACCGTTCGTTTGAACGCGTGCAGTTCTGGTGCAACGGGGCGATCATGCAGAGACTCCTCGATTCCGTGCCGGGCACGCCCGTGCCGACTGAAAGGGGAACCATCAAGTGGGCGCGCTCCTTTATGAAGTTTCTTACCGACGACGAAAAGCTGATTCATGTCTACAGTGCTCTTCAGAACCTCGTACATCCTCGTCGCCAGCCGTACCTGCTGGTGAACACCTACTTGTCGCAAAAGCATCAGGTGGTGTACGAATACGACCCCTACGGTCGCGAAGAGGTGAGTTTTCTCAAGCATTACGATCAGTTTGGTTATGGCCGATGGCTCGAACCAATATGTGTCTATTCGGCCTTCGCCGACGGCTCCCTCGAAAAAATGAACGGTATCGCCAAGGATCAGATCGCCACGAGGCACTACGACATCACTGCCACGATCAGCCGCAACGGCGAGATGAATGCCGATGTCGCCATGAGCTTCGAAGTTAACATGACGCCGGTCCAGATCATTTACTTGTACCTCCTGGAGGATTTGCAGGTGGACAGCGTCCTGGATTCCACCGGCAGGCATCTTACATTTGTCCGCTACAAGAAGGAAAGCCACAAGTCCGGCGAACTGGTATTGCTCATGCCGCGGGTGTTGGATATGGGAGAGAAACTCACCCTCCGTTTCTTTTACCGGGGAGACGTGGCGGAAAAGAACATGGGAGAATTTTTTGTCGGCACCGGCGCCGAATGGTACCCGCGGTACGGCTACGGTCAGCGGGCCACCTATGACATGAAGTTTTCCACCCCGGCCGATTATGGGTTTGTCGCGACGGGCACGCTGGTGGAAAGCCGCAAGGAAAAGCACGTACTGCGCACTCGGTACAAGCAGGACAACCCGGCCAAGAATGTGGCCTTCAATATCGGCACATTCAAGCAGTACGATTTCGAGGAAGAGGGGCAGCCGCCGGTGCAGATACACTTCTCGGAGAGTATGCACAACGAACTGAGCAGGGCGCTGGCCTATGAGATGGTTGGTACCGGCTCCCACATGGAGCGGCAGGTCAGCGGCGATGTCAGAAACAGCCTGAAGCTATATTCGACTTTCTTCGGCGCCTATCCGCATGACCGGATGGTTGTATCAGAGATTCTGGCCGCGCACAGCGAGGCATTCCCAGCCTTTCTTCATCTCGGAGTCGCTACATGGATTAGCACTGACCCCTGGGGGTTCAGTCGTCTCCACCGATCACACGAAGTTGCCCACCAGTGGTGGGGGGGTGGGGTTGGATACGAGACCTACCACGACCAATGGCTCTCCGAGGGATTCTCCGAGTACAGCGCGTTTATGTACCTGCAGGCTACATCCGGCAACGACAAATTCCTGGACCGCCTGAACGACAACCGCAAGGAGATACTCTCGGCGCACCACTATATCTTCGGCGAGGATACCGAATCCGGACCGATCGCGCTGGGGTACCGCACGGCCTCGACAAAGACACTCGAGGATTATGATCTGATCATATACAAGAAAGGGGCGTTCATCCTGCACATGCTTCGGCAATTGCTCCTGGATCTCGAGACCATGAAAGAGGACCGATTCCTCACCATGATGCAGGATTTCTTCGTGGCCTATGTGGGACGGAATGCCTCAACTCTCGATTTCAAACGACTGGTAGAGCGCCACACGGGGGTCGACATGACCTGGTTTTTCGATCAGTGGGTCCTGCAGAGTGCCATTCCAACGTACAACTTCAGCTATCAGGTAGCACCAAAGAGCGAGGGCGGGGTTGATCTGGTCATGCATGTCGAGCAGAAGAACGTGGCGCCCGATTTCAAGATGTACGTGCCGGTTGAGGTCGAGTTGGAAAGCGGCGCCAAATCGTATCTCAGGCTGCTCATTGACGAACCGGTGAAGGAGTTCAGGATACCTACGCAGCAGAAACCACGGAAGGTGAAGTTCAACCCGTTTTATTCCGCGCTCGCGGATGTGAATCAGTAA